In the Burkholderia multivorans ATCC BAA-247 genome, TCGCGGTGCTTCACGTGCGCAAGCTCGTGCGCCATCACGCCGCGCATCTCGCGCTCGGACAGCACGCGCAGGATGCCGGTGGTCGCCGCCACGGCCGCATGCTCGGGGTTGCGGCCCGTCGCAAACGCGTTCGGCGCATCCTCGTTGATCAGATAGACACGCGGCATCGGCAGGTTCGCGCGCGTGGCCAGCTCGCGGACCATCCGGTAGAACTGCGGCGCCGTGTTCTCGTCGACCTCCTGCGCGTTGTACATGCGCAGCACCATCTTATCGGAGAACCAGTACGAGAAGAAATTCATGCCGAGCGCGAACAGCAGGGCGATCGTCATGCCGCGCGAGCCGCCGATCATGCCGCCGATCACGATGAACAGGGCCGTGATCGCGGCCATCAGCATCGCCGTTTTGACCCAATTGAACATACCCACTCCTTATCCGTCGGGGAAACCCGCCGTCACGATGTGCGGCGGGAAATTGTAAGCGATCTGTTAGATAAGGGCTCGCCGGAAAAATTCAATTTCAGCGCTGCGCCGTCGCGAGCCGCAGGCCCAGCCCGACGAACGCGCTGCCGACCGTGCGATCGAGCCATTTCTTGACGCCGGGCTTGCCGGAAAAGCGCTGCGTGACGCTGCCCGCGACCCACGCGACCATGCCGCTCCAGATCGTGCTCATCGTGACGAACACGGCGCCGAGGGTCAGAAACGCGAGCGTCTTGTGCGGGCTGTCGGCCGCCACGAACTGCGGGAAGAACGACACGAAAAACAGCACGACCTTCGGATTCAGCACGTTCGTCCAGAAGCCCTGCAGGAAAAGTTGGCGCAGCGGCTTCGCGGGCGACGCGGAGGCGGTGCCGGCGTCCGAGGTCGCGGCGGCGGGCTTCGCAAGCACCATGCGCACGCCGAGATACATCAGATAGGCGGCGCCCACCAGTTTGATCGCGGTGAACGCGGCCGCCGATGCCGCGAGCAGCGCGGTCAGCCCGAACGCGCATGCGAGCACGTGCACGCAGCAGCCGGCCGAAATGCCCAGCGCCGACATCAGGCCCGCGCGGCGGCCCTGCGCAACGCTGCGGCCGACGATGTACGCGGTATCGGGACCGGGCGTGACGTTCAGCAGGAACACCGCTGGCAGAAAGAATCCGAAATGGACGATGCCGAACATGAAAGCCTCGCAACTGGGAATGCCGGGAAATTCTACGCGCGCCGGACAGGCCGCGCGACTCGGCCGAACGGCCGATTGCGCGCGGTCCGCGCACCGTGTCGAATGGCGTCTCGCCGGCCGCTCAGCCCGCGTCGGGCAGCGCGAAGCGCTGGCCTGCGGCGAGCGGCGAGCCGGCGAGGAATTCGCGTGCCGGCAGCCGCTTGCCGCCCGGCTTCTGCAACTGCGTCACGCGCAGCGCGCCGGTGCCGCACGCCACGATGACGCCGTCCGGCGCCGCTTCGACGATCGTGCCGGGCGCCGCGTCGCCGCGCCCCGTGGCGGGCTCGGCCGCCCAGATCTTGATCGCGGCGCCGTCGAGCGTCGCGACGCCGCCGGGGAACGGATCGAACGCACGCACCTGGCGCGCAAGCACGTCCGCGGGCTTGCGCCAGTCGAGCGCCGCTTCGTGCTTGCCGATCTTTTCCGCGTAGGTCGCGCCGTCGGCCGGCTGCGGCGTCGCCGCGAGCGTGCCGTCGCGTTCGAGCCGCGCGAGCGCGTCGACGATGAGCTGCGCGCCGTCGGCGGCGAGCCGGTCGTGCAGCGTCGCCGTCGTATCGTCGGGCGCAATCGCGATGCGCGATGCCTGGATCATCGCGCCGGTGTCGAGCCCGGCGTCCATCTGCATCAGCGTGACGCCCGTTTCGGCATCGCCGGCCTCGATCGCGCGGTGGATCGGCGCGGCGCCGCGCCAGCGCGGCAGCAGCGACGCATGGATGTTGATGCAGCCGTGGCGCGGAATGTCGAGCACTTCCTGCGGCAGCAGCAGCCCGTATGCGGCGACGACCATCACGTCGTGCGGCGTCGCGCGCAGCAGCTCGATCGCCTCGACGGCCTCGGCCGGATACTTGCCGGCGCGGCGCAGCGACGGCGGCTGCGCGACGGGCAGCCCGTGCTCGAGCGCGTAGCGCTTCACGGCGCTCGCCTGCAGCTTCATGCCGCGCCCGGCGGGCCGGTCGGGCTGCGTGAGCACGAGCGGCACCGCGAAACCGGCGTCGTGGATCGCGGCCAGCGCGGCCGCGGCGAATTCCGGCGTGCCGGCAAAAATCACGCGCAACGTATGGGTCATGACAGCGTTCGGGGTCGGTCTCGGCGAACGCGCGTCACATCGCGCGTTCGAGTTTCTTCATCTTCGTCTTGATCCGGCTCTGCTTGAGCGGCGACAGGTATTCGACGAACACGCGGCCCATCAGGTGATCCATTTCGTGCTGGATGCATACCGCGAGCAGGCCTTCGCAGTCGAGCTCGAACGTCTCGCCCTGCTCGTTGAGCGCGCGCACGCGCACGCGGTCCGGGCGCTCGACTTCATCGTAGATGCCGGGCACCGACAGACAGCCTTCTTCGTAGACCTGCTTGCCGTCGCTCGACCAGATGATCTCGGGGTTGATGAAGGCGCGCAGCTCGTTCTTGTCTTCGGACACGTCGATCACGATCACGCGTTCGTGCACGTCGACCTGCGTGGCCGCGAGGCCGATGCCCGGCGCCGCGTACATCGTCTCGGCCATGTCGGCAACGAGCTTGCGGATGCGGTCGTCGACCTTGTCGACGGGCTTCGCGACCTTGTGCAGCCGCTTGTCGGGGTAATGAAGAATGTTCAGCAAAGCCATGGTCTTTCGGTATTCGGTGAAGCGGTGTGCCGCATCGGCCATCCGGCCGGCTGGCGCTGCCGCCGCGATGCAATGAAGATGAGGCGGATGCGCGGCGAATCAATGCCGCGGATCGCGCCTCCTGCATTCGGCCGCGCGCCTGCGCACGCGGCCTCGACGAGTATTTCGGATGATGAAAATTTTATCATGGCGTCACGCCGCTCGCTGGCCGCTTCCGTCGAGGGAAATCTCATGTCGCCGCAAGCGCTGACGCGTGCCGGGCTGCGCGCCTGGCTGCAGCTCGCGCACGCACCGTCGCTGCCGCCGGCCGTGCTGCGCGCACTGCTCGACGCATTCGGGTCGGCCGACGCACTGCTGCGCGCGCCGGACGATGCGATCGCCGCGGCGAGCAGCCCGACCGCCGTGCGCGCCGTGCGCGCG is a window encoding:
- the fmt gene encoding methionyl-tRNA formyltransferase — its product is MTHTLRVIFAGTPEFAAAALAAIHDAGFAVPLVLTQPDRPAGRGMKLQASAVKRYALEHGLPVAQPPSLRRAGKYPAEAVEAIELLRATPHDVMVVAAYGLLLPQEVLDIPRHGCINIHASLLPRWRGAAPIHRAIEAGDAETGVTLMQMDAGLDTGAMIQASRIAIAPDDTTATLHDRLAADGAQLIVDALARLERDGTLAATPQPADGATYAEKIGKHEAALDWRKPADVLARQVRAFDPFPGGVATLDGAAIKIWAAEPATGRGDAAPGTIVEAAPDGVIVACGTGALRVTQLQKPGGKRLPAREFLAGSPLAAGQRFALPDAG
- a CDS encoding LysE family translocator, translating into MFGIVHFGFFLPAVFLLNVTPGPDTAYIVGRSVAQGRRAGLMSALGISAGCCVHVLACAFGLTALLAASAAAFTAIKLVGAAYLMYLGVRMVLAKPAAATSDAGTASASPAKPLRQLFLQGFWTNVLNPKVVLFFVSFFPQFVAADSPHKTLAFLTLGAVFVTMSTIWSGMVAWVAGSVTQRFSGKPGVKKWLDRTVGSAFVGLGLRLATAQR
- the def gene encoding peptide deformylase; translation: MALLNILHYPDKRLHKVAKPVDKVDDRIRKLVADMAETMYAAPGIGLAATQVDVHERVIVIDVSEDKNELRAFINPEIIWSSDGKQVYEEGCLSVPGIYDEVERPDRVRVRALNEQGETFELDCEGLLAVCIQHEMDHLMGRVFVEYLSPLKQSRIKTKMKKLERAM